One window of the Magnolia sinica isolate HGM2019 chromosome 19, MsV1, whole genome shotgun sequence genome contains the following:
- the LOC131235359 gene encoding laccase-11-like, which produces MACLHLGSLFLLLGLVGFASFPAEAAIKKYQFDIQVKNVSRLCHAKPIVTVNGRFPGPTIYVHEGDRVLVNVTNHAQYNMSIHWHGLKQFRNGWADGPAYITQCPIKSGNSYTYDFNVTGQRGTLWWHAHILWLRATVYGAIVIMPEEGTPYPFPQPYMEANLLLGEWWNTDVEEVVKKGSKLGLPPAMSDAHTINGKPGPLFPCSEKHTFAMEVEWGKTYLLRIINSALNDELFFAIAGHTMTVVEIDAVYTKPFTTQTLLIAPGQTTNVLVKANKAPGRYFMAARPFNDVPIPVDNKTATAIFEYKGVPKTIIPILPQLPTPNDTEFVMSYNDKLRSLNSPKFPAKVPLKVDRHLFYTIGLGRNPCATCVNGTQLTASLNNITFMMPQVGLLQAHYFKVKGVFRTDFPDRPLTTFNYTGAPLTANLGTSSGTRLSKVAFNSTVELILQDTNLLTVESHPFHLHGYNFFVVGRGIGNFNPAKDPAKFNLVDPPERNTVGVPTGGWTAIRFRADNPGVWFMHCHLELHTSWGLKMAFVVEDGKGKDDSVLPPPKDLPLC; this is translated from the exons ATGGCTTGTCTCCACTTgggatctctctttctcttgttgGGGCTAGTAGGGTTCGCCTCTTTTCCAGCTGAAGCTGCCATTAAGAAGTATCAGTTCGAT ATTCAAGTGAAGAACGTGAGCCGGTTATGCCATGCCAAGCCCATCGTCACTGTAAATGGGAGGTTTCCAGGACCTACTATCTATGTCCATGAAGGCGACAGAGTCCTTGTCAATGTTACCAACCATGCACAATATAACATGTCCATTCATTG gcatgggttgaagcaattccGGAATGGGTGGGCGGATGGACCGGCTTATATTACCCAGTGCCCGATCAAGAGCGGAAACAGCTACACTTACGATTTCAATGTTACGGGTCAGAGAGGAACCTTGTGGTGGCATGCTCATATCTTGTGGCTGAGGGCAACAGTCTATGGTGCAATTGTCATAATGCCTGAAGAAGGAACTCCATACCCATTCCCACAACCTTACATGGAAGCTAATCTTCTCTTAG GAGAGTGGTGGAATACGGATGTTGAAGAGGTAGTAAAGAAAGGTAGCAAGTTGGGCTTGCCGCCTGCAATGTCGGATGCGCATACGATCAATGGGAAGCCAGGGCCACTCTTCCCGTGCTCAGAGAAAC ACACTTTTGCAATGGAAGTAGAATGGGGTAAGACCTACCTCTTGAGAATCATCAACTCTGCTCTCAATGATGAGCTCTTCTTTGCCATCGCGGGTCATACCATGACTGTGGTGGAGATCGACGCAGTTTACACAAAGCCCTTCACCACTCAAACTTTGTTAATTGCACCTGGCCAGACCACAAACGTTCTTGTTAAAGCCAACAAGGCACCGGGTAGATACTTCATGGCGGCTAGGCCTTTCAATGATGTTCCAATCCCTGTGGACAACAAAACAGCGACGGCAATATTCGAATACAAAGGCGTCCCCAAAACAATAATTCCAATCCTACCTCAACTACCTACACCCAACGACACTGAGTTTGTGATGAGCTACAATGACAAATTAAGGAGTCTAAACAGCCCAAAATTTCCAGCCAAGGTTCCACTCAAAGTCGATCGGCATCTTTTCTATACGATCGGTCTTGGACGCAACCCATGTGCAACTTGCGTGAATGGAACCCAACTAACTGCTTCTTTGAACAACATTACTTTCATGATGCCTCAGGTTGGGCTTCTCCAAGCTCACTATTTCAAGGTCAAGGGAGTATTCAGAACAGATTTCCCAGACCGACCACTCACCACTTTCAATTACACCGGTGCGCCACTTACAGCCAACCTTGGGACTTCATCGGGGACTAGGCTAAGTAAGGTGGCTTTCAATTCCACAGTTGAATTGATACTGCAGGACACCAATCTTCTCACTGTTGAGTCCCACCCATTTCATCTGCATGGCTATAATTTCTTTGTGGTTGGAAGAGGAATTGGGAACTTCAATCCTGCAAAAGACCCTGCCAAGTTCAACCTAGTGGATCCTCCTGAGAGAAATACAGTTGGAGTTCCAACTGGAGGTTGGACTGCTATCAGGTTCAGGGCTGATAATCcag GTGTTTGGTTCATGCACTGCCATCTGGAGCTCCATACCTCGTGGGGATTGAAGATGGCATTTGTGGTAGAGGATGGAAAAGGCAAGGATGATTCTGTGCTTCCTCCTCCAAAGGATCTTCCCCTTTGCTAA
- the LOC131235717 gene encoding putative glucose-6-phosphate 1-epimerase isoform X1, whose translation MASAFPTLTSSSVNPLRNRCINTSFASLNREISTSGVQITEGVGKLPKLVLLFMVGIEAEIYLFGGCITSWKVANGKDLLFVRPDAVFNGQKPISGGIPHCFPQFGPGPMQQHGFARNMNWSISDTENVEGNPIITLELKDSPYSRSMWDFGFQAMYKVTLNSKSLSTKFIITNTDKKPFSFSSALHTYFRVRIISSSPTNKIIFCYSCYCFKFEMQYLLADLNGALIILQASVTGASVKGLKGCKTLNKDPDPSNPLEGKEKREVIAFPGFVDCVYLDTPNELHLDNGLGDKISIKNTNWTDAVLWNLHLQMESCYQDFVCVENAKIGKVHLEPEQSWVAEQQLSFG comes from the exons ATGGCGTCCGCCTTTCCAACCCTCACATCGTCCTCCGTAAACCCTTTACGAAATCG ATGCATTAATACAAGTTTTGCGAGCTTGAATAGAGAAATCTCTACTTCTGGGGTTCAAATTACGGAAGGAGTAGGCAAACTCCCAAAGCTTGTGCTTCTCTTCATGGTAGGTAT TGAAGctgagatttatttatttggagGTTGTATTACATCGTGGAAAGTTGCAAATGGCAAGGACCTCCTTTTTGTTCGACCAGATGCTGTATTCAATGGGCAGAAGCCAATCAG TGGAGGCATCCCCCATTGTTTCCCTCAGTTTGGTCCTGGTCCCATGCAACAG CATGGATTTGCAAGGAACATGAATTGGTCCATTTCTGATACTGAAAACGTGGAAGGAAATCCAATTATAACTTTAGAGCTTAAGGATAGTCCTTACAGTCGTTCTATGTGGGATTTTGGCTTTCAAGCTATGTACAAG GTCACGCTAAATTCTAAGAGCCTTTCAACGAAATTTATAATCACAAATACAGACAAAAAGCCCTTCTCTTTTAGCAGTGCATTGCACACTTATTTTCGAGTAAGAATCATAAGTTCTTCTCCCACAAACAAGATTATCTTCTGTTATTCTTGTTATTGTTTTAAG TTTGAGATGCAGTATTTGCTGGCAGATTTAAATGGTGCCTTGATAATTCTGCAGGCTTCAGTTACAGGGGCTTCAGTGAAAGGTCTGAAAGGGTGCAAGACATTGAACAAGGATCCTGACCCTTCTAATCCGTTGGAGGGGAAGGAAAAGAG GGAGGTGATCGCTTTTCCTGGATTTGTGGACTGCGTTTACCTTGATACACCTAATGAGCTACACCTTGACAATGGACTTGGTGATAAAATTTCCATCAAGAACACTAA CTGGACAGATGCTGTTTTGTGGAACCTGCACTTGCAGATGGAGTCCTGCTATCAGGACTTTGTCTGTGTTGAAAATGCAAAG ATCGGAAAAGTCCATCTAGAGCCTGAGCAATCATGGGTTGCAGAGCAGCAGCTGAGCTTTGGCTGA
- the LOC131235717 gene encoding putative glucose-6-phosphate 1-epimerase isoform X2 gives MASAFPTLTSSSVNPLRNRCINTSFASLNREISTSGVQITEGVGKLPKLVLLFMVGIEAEIYLFGGCITSWKVANGKDLLFVRPDAVFNGQKPISGGIPHCFPQFGPGPMQQHGFARNMNWSISDTENVEGNPIITLELKDSPYSRSMWDFGFQAMYKVTLNSKSLSTKFIITNTDKKPFSFSSALHTYFRASVTGASVKGLKGCKTLNKDPDPSNPLEGKEKREVIAFPGFVDCVYLDTPNELHLDNGLGDKISIKNTNWTDAVLWNLHLQMESCYQDFVCVENAKIGKVHLEPEQSWVAEQQLSFG, from the exons ATGGCGTCCGCCTTTCCAACCCTCACATCGTCCTCCGTAAACCCTTTACGAAATCG ATGCATTAATACAAGTTTTGCGAGCTTGAATAGAGAAATCTCTACTTCTGGGGTTCAAATTACGGAAGGAGTAGGCAAACTCCCAAAGCTTGTGCTTCTCTTCATGGTAGGTAT TGAAGctgagatttatttatttggagGTTGTATTACATCGTGGAAAGTTGCAAATGGCAAGGACCTCCTTTTTGTTCGACCAGATGCTGTATTCAATGGGCAGAAGCCAATCAG TGGAGGCATCCCCCATTGTTTCCCTCAGTTTGGTCCTGGTCCCATGCAACAG CATGGATTTGCAAGGAACATGAATTGGTCCATTTCTGATACTGAAAACGTGGAAGGAAATCCAATTATAACTTTAGAGCTTAAGGATAGTCCTTACAGTCGTTCTATGTGGGATTTTGGCTTTCAAGCTATGTACAAG GTCACGCTAAATTCTAAGAGCCTTTCAACGAAATTTATAATCACAAATACAGACAAAAAGCCCTTCTCTTTTAGCAGTGCATTGCACACTTATTTTCGA GCTTCAGTTACAGGGGCTTCAGTGAAAGGTCTGAAAGGGTGCAAGACATTGAACAAGGATCCTGACCCTTCTAATCCGTTGGAGGGGAAGGAAAAGAG GGAGGTGATCGCTTTTCCTGGATTTGTGGACTGCGTTTACCTTGATACACCTAATGAGCTACACCTTGACAATGGACTTGGTGATAAAATTTCCATCAAGAACACTAA CTGGACAGATGCTGTTTTGTGGAACCTGCACTTGCAGATGGAGTCCTGCTATCAGGACTTTGTCTGTGTTGAAAATGCAAAG ATCGGAAAAGTCCATCTAGAGCCTGAGCAATCATGGGTTGCAGAGCAGCAGCTGAGCTTTGGCTGA
- the LOC131235717 gene encoding putative glucose-6-phosphate 1-epimerase isoform X3 — protein MASAFPTLTSSSVNPLRNRCINTSFASLNREISTSGVQITEGVGKLPKLVLLFMVGIEAEIYLFGGCITSWKVANGKDLLFVRPDAVFNGQKPISGGIPHCFPQFGPGPMQQVTLNSKSLSTKFIITNTDKKPFSFSSALHTYFRASVTGASVKGLKGCKTLNKDPDPSNPLEGKEKREVIAFPGFVDCVYLDTPNELHLDNGLGDKISIKNTNWTDAVLWNLHLQMESCYQDFVCVENAKIGKVHLEPEQSWVAEQQLSFG, from the exons ATGGCGTCCGCCTTTCCAACCCTCACATCGTCCTCCGTAAACCCTTTACGAAATCG ATGCATTAATACAAGTTTTGCGAGCTTGAATAGAGAAATCTCTACTTCTGGGGTTCAAATTACGGAAGGAGTAGGCAAACTCCCAAAGCTTGTGCTTCTCTTCATGGTAGGTAT TGAAGctgagatttatttatttggagGTTGTATTACATCGTGGAAAGTTGCAAATGGCAAGGACCTCCTTTTTGTTCGACCAGATGCTGTATTCAATGGGCAGAAGCCAATCAG TGGAGGCATCCCCCATTGTTTCCCTCAGTTTGGTCCTGGTCCCATGCAACAG GTCACGCTAAATTCTAAGAGCCTTTCAACGAAATTTATAATCACAAATACAGACAAAAAGCCCTTCTCTTTTAGCAGTGCATTGCACACTTATTTTCGA GCTTCAGTTACAGGGGCTTCAGTGAAAGGTCTGAAAGGGTGCAAGACATTGAACAAGGATCCTGACCCTTCTAATCCGTTGGAGGGGAAGGAAAAGAG GGAGGTGATCGCTTTTCCTGGATTTGTGGACTGCGTTTACCTTGATACACCTAATGAGCTACACCTTGACAATGGACTTGGTGATAAAATTTCCATCAAGAACACTAA CTGGACAGATGCTGTTTTGTGGAACCTGCACTTGCAGATGGAGTCCTGCTATCAGGACTTTGTCTGTGTTGAAAATGCAAAG ATCGGAAAAGTCCATCTAGAGCCTGAGCAATCATGGGTTGCAGAGCAGCAGCTGAGCTTTGGCTGA
- the LOC131235715 gene encoding pentatricopeptide repeat-containing protein At5g66520 encodes MAASLLPPANQILSQSKAHTLSLLERCSDMEKVKQVHAQMIKTGFVRDIIPASRLLSFCIATSNSCSLAYARMVFNGICQPNTFMWNTMIRGYSNSKDPKEALILYCQMLHNSAPLNAYTFPFLLKSCANLSALEETQQIHCQIIKNGFGLEVFAANSLLHVYVKSGCISSARQLFDRIPHRDTVSWNSMINGYAKNGEIKNARELFCQMPARNVISWTSMIAGCVECGLFKEALNLFQEMQVAGIEPDNIALVSALSACAQLGALDQGRWIHAYIDKNQISIDPILSCILVDMYAKCGDVEEAFSVFTKIEDKSVAAWTAMITGFATHGRGREALELFMEMKKAGIKPNEITFTGVLTACSYAGLVEEGKLIFKSMKRTCDASPLIEHYGCMVDLLGRAGLLKEAEELIETMPMKPNAAVWGALLRACHIHGNYDLGMRVGNILIKLDPGHGGRYVHLASVFAAAGKWNEAVMVRKLMKDRGVSKLPGCSLIDLNGTVHEFFAGDQSHPNTEEIYYTWDRILERLRQEGYVPTTENLLLDLEEEEKEAAIHHHSEKLAIAFGLINTNPGTTIRVIKNLRVCKDCHTATKLISKVYACEIVVRDRTRFHLFKDGNCSCRDYW; translated from the coding sequence ATGGCAGCCTCACTGCTTCCTCCTGCAAACCAGATTCTCTCGCAATCAAAGGCCCATACCCTTTCTCTATTAGAAAGATGTTCAGACATGGAAAAAGTAAAGCAGGTCCATGCCCAAATGATCAAAACAGGCTTTGTTCGAGACATCATTCCAGCGAGCAGACTGCTATCTTTCTGCATAGCAACATCAAATTCCTGCAGCCTAGCCTATGCTCGGATGGTTTTCAATGGAATCTGCCAACCAAACACCTTCATGTGGAATACCATGATCAGAGGCTACTCAAACAGCAAAGACCCCAAGGAAGCTCTGATTCTCTACTGTCAAATGCTCCATAACTCAGCTCCTCTCAATGCTTACACCTTCCCTTTCTTGCTCAAGAGCTGTGCCAACCTATCAGCCTTGGAGGAAACCCAACAAATTCACTGTCAGATCATAAAAAACGGTTTCGGTTTGGAGGTTTTTGCAGCCAATTCTCTTCTCCATGTTTATGTCAAATCTGGCTGCATCTCCTCCGCTCGTCAGCTCTTTGACAGGATCCCACATCGAGACACTGTTTCTTGGAACTCGATGATCAATGGGTATGCAAAGAATGGAGAGATCAAGAATGCACGAGAATTGTTTTGTCAGATGCCAGCAAGGAATGTTATTTCTTGGACTTCAATGATTGCTGGATGCGTCGAGTGCGGTCTTTTCAAGGAGGCCTTGAACCTCTTTCAGGAAATGCAGGTTGCAGGTATAGAACCAGACAATATAGCACTGGTGAGTGCACTTTCGGCGTGTGCTCAGCTTGGGGCCCTGGATCAAGGAAGATGGATTCATGCATACATCGACAAAAACCAAATCTCAATTGATCCAATTCTCAGTTGCATTCTTGTGGACATGTATGCCAAGTGTGGCGATGTAGAAGAAGCCTTCAGTGTATTCACAAAGATAGAAGATAAAAGTGTTGCTGCATGGACAGCCATGATTACTGGTTTTGCAACTCATGGACGCGGAAGAGAGGCTCTTGAACTGTTCATGGAAATGAAGAAGGCAGGaatcaagcccaatgagatcacATTCACGGGTGTCTTGACTGCTTGCAGTTATGCAGGCCTGGTGGAAGAAGGGAAGCTGATTTTCAAGAGCATGAAAAGAACTTGTGATGCGAGCCCATTGATCGAGCATTATGGGTGCATGGTCGACCTTCTAGGCAGAGCTGGCCTTTTAAAGGAAGCAGAAGAGTTGATCGAAACAATGCCGATGAAGCCAAATGCTGCAGTTTGGGGGGCATTGCTCAGGGCATGCCATATACATGGAAACTATGACTTGGGTATGCGTGTGGGCAACATCCTGATCAAATTGGACCCTGGCCATGGTGGTCGATACGTGCATTTGGCAAGTGTTTTTGCAGCAGCTGGGAAGTGGAATGAAGCTGTGATGGTGAGAAAGCTGATGAAAGACAGAGGAGTTTCGAAGCTACCAGGATGTAGTTTGATTGATCTGAACGGCACTGTCCATGAGTTTTTTGCTGGAGACCAGTCACACCCAAATACAGAAGAGATCTATTACACATGGGATAGGATTTTGGAAAGATTGAGACAGGAAGGATACGTTCCTACTACTGAAAATTTGCTACTCGATCTGGAGGAGGAGGAAAAGGAAGCTGCAATCCATCATCACAGTGAGAAGCTGGCAATAGCATTTGGACTTATCAACACCAATCCAGGTACAACGATTCGGGTCATTAAGAATCTTCGAGTGTGCAAGGATTGCCACACTGCAACAAAGCTCATCTCCAAGGTTTACGCTTGTGAAATTGTTGTGCGTGATAGGACTCGCTTCCACCTTTTCAAAGATGGGAATTGTTCTTGCAGAGATTATTGGTGA
- the LOC131235716 gene encoding aureusidin synthase-like translates to MGSKLWFSTVLLAFILLGLGFSATLLRPGSHIDGELRELDEQKIPAIYISISAAFKQLKNIVLGVSGGWFSSINAATGSEPKKTGVILLAPNLTTCHRSLSDADKPVYCCPPKRESEESVIDFQFPSPSSPMRIRRPAHLVDEEYIAKYQKALSIMKQLSYEDPRSYLRQANMHCIYCTGAYNQENSTSLLKIHRSWLFFPWHRIMIYFHERILGKLIGDDTFALPYWNWDAPPGMVIPSMYLNGSFLDKDRDNSHLPPQVTDINFDYVESGLGSEDQIATNVAFMYHQMVSGAKKPELFMGCKYKAGEEGSCDGPGTIELAPHNALHTWVGSNLHPERENMGAFYSAARDPVFYAHHANIDRMWTIWKRLRRNRPEFVDPEWLDSYFYFHDENAQLVRIKIRDCLDITKLRYSYEEVDLPWLNARPKPSIPPKIARNILKMRESQNTMQLSSYSWSPDFGQEGRTLDTTIRAKVQRPKRQRSKKEREEEEEILVVYGIDVKKDVYMKFDVYVNVVDETTTGPESREFAGTYVNMRRGVRLVMNKGDSTMKTKSNLKLGISELLEDLEADEDENIWVTLVPRGGTGVNTTIEGIRIEYMR, encoded by the exons ATGGGATCAAAGCTATGGTTCTCAACGGTCCTGCTTGCTTTCATTTTGCTGGGCCTTGGCTTCTCTGCAACTCTCCTACGTCCCGGCTCCCATATAGATGG GGAATTAAGAGAATTGGATGAACAGAAGATCCCTGCAATCTACATATCCATATCCGCAGCATTTAAACAGCTCAAGAACATCGTGTTAGGTGTGAGTGGAGGATGGTTTTCCAGCATCAACGCTGCCACCGGCAGTGAGCCTAAGAAAACTGGAGTCATTCTCCTGGCTCCTAACCTAACCACTTGTCACAGGTCACTTTCAGATGCTGATAAGCCAGTCTACTGTTGCCCTCCTAAAAGAGAATCGGAGGAATCTGTCATAGATTTCCAGTTCCCTAGCCCTTCCTCACCAATGCGTATCCGTCGGCCAGCTCACCTCGTCGATGAAGAATATATTGCCAAGTACCAGAAAGCCCTCTCAATCATGAAGCAACTCAGCTATGAAGACCCACGTAGCTATTTACGCCAAGCAAACATGCACTGCATCTATTGCACCGGGGCCTATAATCAAGAAAATTCGACATCCCTTCTCAAGATCCATCGTTCATGGCTTTTCTTCCCTTGGCATCGCATCATGATCTACTTCCATGAGCGGATCCTTGGAAAGCTCATAGGAGATGACACCTTTGCATTGCCTTACTGGAATTGGGATGCCCCTCCAGGCATGGTGATACCTAGTATGTACTTGAATGGATCTTTCCTTGATAAGGACCGCGATAACTCCCACCTCCCACCCCAAGTTACCGACATCAACTTCGACTACGTCGAGAGTGGGCTTGGTTCTGAGGACCAAATAGCCACCAACGTTGCCTTCATGTACCATCAAATGGTTTCTGGAGCAAAGAAGCCTGAGCTCTTTATGGGCTGCAAGTACAAAGCTGGTGAGGAGGGCTCCTGCGATGGGCCAGGAACAATTGAGTTAGCTCCCCATAATGCGTTACACACATGGGTTGGGAGCAATCTGCATCCTGAGAGGGAGAACATGGGCGCATTCTACTCAGCTGCACGTGACCCTGTCTTCTATGCTCACCATGCAAACATTGATCGCATGTGGACAATCTGGAAGAGGCTAAGAAGGAACCGCCCTGAGTTTGTCGACCCTGAGTGGCTCGATTCTTACTTCTATTTCCATGATGAGAATGCCCAACTTGTCCGGATCAAGATACGGGATTGCTTGGACATAACTAAGCTCAGGTACAGTTATGAGGAGGTGGACCTTCCCTGGCTCAATGCACGCCCTAAGCCATCCATTCCTCCTAAAATCGCACGCAACATATTGAAGATGAGAGAGAGCCAGAACACGATGCAACTATCAAGCTATAGCTGGTCTCCAGACTTTGGTCAGGAGGGTCGTACCCTAGACACTACCATAAGGGCCAAGGTTCAAAGGCCTAAGAGGCAGAgaagcaagaaagagagagaggaagaagaagagatcttggTTGTGTATGGGATTGATGTTAAGAAGGATGTGTACATGAAGTTCGATGTCTACGTCAATGTAGTTGATGAAACTACGACAGGTCCTGAATCTCGAGAGTTTGCAGGGACCTATGTTAACATGCGCCGTGGTGTAAGGTTAGTGATGAATAAGGGAGATTCGACAATGAAGACAAAGAGCAATCTTAAGTTAGGAATTTCAGAATTATTGGAAGATTTGGAGGCAGATGAAGATGAGAACATCTGGGTGACTTTGGTGCCGAGAGGAGGGACTGGAGTAAATACAACCATTGAAGGGATCCGGATTGAATATATGCGGTGA